The genomic interval GCAGCTCCGTAGCAAAACGGATCGCACGCATCATCCGCAGGGGATCGTCATCAAACGTCTGTCCCGGGTCTACAGGCGTTCGAATGAGCTGCTTCTTCAAATCCTGAATACCCTCAAAAGGATCTATTAACTCACCAAAATTGTCTTCATTGAGCGACCACGAGAGAGCATTAATCGTAAAATCGCGCCGGAGCTGATCCTCTTCGAGCGTGCCATCCTCTACGACGGGCTTGCGCGAATCACGATTATAACTCTCCTTGCGCGCACCTACAAATTCCAAATCCATATTTTCGTGTTTGATATGCGCGGTCCCAAACTGTTTAAAAACCGACAGGTTATCAGCATCGAGCCGATCAGCAATCTCTTTGGCAAGCGTAATACCGGATCCAACCGTTACAAAATCAATATCCAGCTCATCAGCATCTTTGGTCCGATTAAGATAAAAATCACGTACATAGCCTCCCACTACATACACTGGTTGTTCTACCGCTGCACCGGCAGCAGAAATAACGTTGAATACTTCTTTATGTTTGGGACTAATATCTTCCACGATTGCAATCTTTCTTTTTTGGTCACAAAAACATCAAAATTAGATTTTTGTGTTTTGTGATTTAGTGGCCATTAAAACGAGCATAAAAATAAGAACTAATACGCTTGCTTTCAGATATTCTTTCTCTCATCTTTAAGCCACTCTTTCATTAGCTATTTATGTGTGAAATTATCATCCGCCAAAACAGCACTTCGTATCAGCTTGGGGGTATCTGTCATTTCGCTGATCCTAAAACTCAGCGGCTTCTGGATTACCAGTGCTACCACGGCTCTTTCTGATGCAGCCGAATCTGTCATTCACCTGCTTGCTGTCGGTTTCGTCTATTATGGATTGTCGCTAAGCGCTAAACCGGCCGACGACAAACATCTGTACGGACATGAGCGCGTGGAATTTCTATCCGTTGGAATTGAAGGTACAGTCATAATACTGGCCGGCATCACCATCATTTACCAGTCAATAGAAAACTATCTGTACGGTTATCAGCTACAGCAACTGCTCAACGGCGTTTATCTCATTGGTGGGGCCGGTATTATTAACTTAATTCTGGGCAATTATTTGCTCAAGGTCGGGAGACGCGAAGAGAATATGATGGTCATAAGCAATGGCAGGCATACCCTTACAGATGTATGGACAAGTGCCGGAGCTGTTGCTACACTGTTGATCATCAAGTTTACAAATTTTGAAGTTCTAGACTCTGCTGTAGCCCTGCTGCTAGCCGGATACATCATGTATGAGGGGGTTAAACTGCTTAAATATTCGGTAGACGGCCTGATGGATTCGCGCGATCCCAAAGTGGATGCCGCTATTCGCGAGGAGCTCTCCGGCGACCTGCCCGGCGATATGATCAATGTGCATAATTTGCGCCACCGTACCA from Fodinibius salinus carries:
- a CDS encoding cation diffusion facilitator family transporter — encoded protein: MKLSSAKTALRISLGVSVISLILKLSGFWITSATTALSDAAESVIHLLAVGFVYYGLSLSAKPADDKHLYGHERVEFLSVGIEGTVIILAGITIIYQSIENYLYGYQLQQLLNGVYLIGGAGIINLILGNYLLKVGRREENMMVISNGRHTLTDVWTSAGAVATLLIIKFTNFEVLDSAVALLLAGYIMYEGVKLLKYSVDGLMDSRDPKVDAAIREELSGDLPGDMINVHNLRHRTTGNTTWIELHTVSKADVNLKKAHDDATVLEKRLINAIKGDVIVTIHLEPEGHHEEMHDQLRDADQNRPLEDFI